One stretch of Planctomycetia bacterium DNA includes these proteins:
- a CDS encoding Gfo/Idh/MocA family oxidoreductase encodes MAHRTLGSARAATRREFLAASTAVGLGALAAPAIVRGRNLNEKLNIACIGVGGRGGSNMDSVGGENITVVCDVDGPRLDAAKAKHPKAKSFVDFRRLFDTAHKDFDAVVVSTCEHTHAFATLPALQLGKHVYCEKPLTHSIYEARRIREAAAKANVATQMGIQIHGNENSRQVVELIAAGAIGPVREAHAWVSRAWGLQSEEAAKRNKDLVYVVERPKTVEPIPKGLDWDLWLGPAPERPFSSVYHPGPKWYRWWDFGSGTMSDLGSHRNDLPFWALKLKAPRTIEAFGPPAHPELAPATMSAVYEYDARGDMPAVTLTWHQGESKPKIWTDNKIPQWQNGVLFIGDKGMLLSDYGKYVLLPEADFKGIQTPAPTIPRVASQHEEWLAACKTGAKCSADFEYSGLLTEANHLGNVAYRVGKKITWDAAAMKAVNAPEADRFIRREYRAGWTL; translated from the coding sequence ATGGCGCATCGCACTCTCGGTTCCGCGCGTGCCGCGACCCGTCGCGAGTTTCTTGCCGCTTCGACCGCCGTCGGCCTCGGCGCGCTGGCCGCGCCGGCGATCGTGCGAGGTCGCAACCTCAACGAGAAACTGAACATCGCTTGCATCGGCGTCGGTGGGCGAGGCGGATCGAACATGGATTCCGTCGGCGGGGAGAACATCACGGTCGTCTGCGATGTCGACGGCCCGCGCTTGGATGCCGCGAAGGCGAAGCATCCGAAAGCGAAATCGTTCGTCGACTTCCGCCGGCTCTTCGACACGGCCCATAAGGATTTCGACGCCGTCGTCGTGAGCACTTGCGAACACACGCACGCCTTCGCGACCCTGCCGGCTCTGCAACTCGGCAAGCACGTCTACTGCGAAAAGCCGCTGACGCACAGCATCTACGAAGCCCGCCGCATTCGCGAAGCGGCGGCCAAGGCGAACGTCGCCACGCAGATGGGCATTCAGATCCACGGCAACGAAAACTCGCGCCAAGTCGTCGAGCTGATCGCCGCCGGCGCGATCGGTCCGGTTCGCGAAGCCCATGCTTGGGTCTCGCGCGCTTGGGGCTTGCAAAGCGAAGAAGCGGCGAAGCGGAACAAAGACTTGGTCTACGTCGTCGAGCGGCCGAAGACCGTCGAGCCTATCCCGAAGGGGCTCGATTGGGATCTCTGGCTCGGCCCTGCTCCGGAGCGTCCGTTCAGCAGCGTCTATCATCCCGGCCCGAAGTGGTATCGCTGGTGGGATTTCGGCAGCGGCACGATGAGCGATCTCGGCAGCCATCGCAACGACCTGCCGTTCTGGGCCCTGAAGCTTAAAGCTCCGCGGACGATCGAAGCCTTCGGGCCTCCCGCGCATCCCGAGCTCGCGCCGGCCACGATGAGCGCCGTGTACGAATACGATGCCCGCGGCGACATGCCTGCCGTAACGCTCACATGGCATCAAGGGGAAAGCAAACCTAAGATCTGGACCGACAATAAGATTCCGCAATGGCAGAACGGCGTGCTCTTCATCGGCGATAAGGGGATGCTCCTGAGCGATTACGGAAAGTACGTCCTCCTGCCGGAAGCCGACTTCAAAGGCATCCAAACTCCCGCGCCGACGATCCCGCGCGTGGCGAGCCAGCATGAAGAATGGCTCGCCGCTTGTAAGACCGGCGCAAAGTGCTCCGCCGACTTCGAATACTCGGGCCTGCTCACCGAAGCCAACCACTTGGGGAACGTCGCCTATCGAGTCGGCAAGAAGATCACTTGGGACGCCGCGGCGATGAAAGCCGTGAACGCACCCGAGGCCGATCGCTTCATCCGGCGCGAGTATCGCGCGGGCTGGACGTTGTAA
- a CDS encoding carbohydrate kinase, which produces MTPARFDDLTARYASLRIALVGDFCLDRYLEIDPAREELSIETGRAVHNVVRVRSQPGGAGTILNNLAALGIGRIHAIGFSGDDGEGFELRRALAERRTPDGRACVDLTHFRTSTARRTFTYCKPLVVEAGRDPVELNRLDSKNWTPTPRDLEDALIDAVASLRDEVDAVILLDQVDVPETGVVTQRVREAVAETFASRPEIVVLADSRRGLSEFPKLGFKMNAAELHRMSEVRLDTNAADLDAVRAAGAALAQANGKPVFVTLAERGIVGALPNHDVSGGAAVEHVPALPVRGAIDVVGAGDSVTANLSAALAAGSTIREALELAMAGASLVVHQLGTTGTANVAELRALLFR; this is translated from the coding sequence ATGACTCCGGCCCGCTTCGACGACCTCACGGCGCGCTATGCGTCGCTGCGCATCGCGCTCGTCGGAGATTTTTGCCTCGATCGCTATCTCGAAATCGATCCCGCGCGCGAAGAGCTTTCGATCGAAACCGGTCGCGCCGTTCACAACGTCGTCCGCGTGCGCAGTCAGCCGGGAGGCGCGGGAACCATTCTTAACAATCTCGCGGCGCTCGGCATCGGCCGCATCCACGCGATCGGCTTCTCCGGCGACGACGGCGAGGGCTTCGAGCTTCGCCGCGCGTTGGCCGAACGCCGTACGCCCGACGGCCGCGCTTGCGTCGACCTCACGCACTTCCGCACCTCAACCGCGCGCCGCACGTTCACGTATTGCAAGCCGCTCGTCGTCGAAGCGGGCCGCGATCCCGTCGAGCTGAACCGGCTCGACAGCAAAAACTGGACGCCGACGCCGCGCGACTTGGAAGACGCGTTGATCGACGCCGTCGCAAGCTTGCGCGACGAAGTCGATGCCGTGATCCTGCTCGATCAAGTCGACGTTCCGGAAACGGGAGTCGTGACGCAACGAGTGCGCGAAGCGGTCGCGGAGACGTTTGCCTCGCGTCCCGAAATCGTCGTGCTGGCCGACAGCCGGCGCGGACTGAGCGAGTTCCCGAAACTCGGCTTCAAGATGAACGCCGCGGAATTGCACCGCATGAGCGAGGTCCGACTCGATACGAACGCAGCCGATCTCGACGCCGTGCGCGCCGCCGGCGCAGCGCTGGCCCAAGCCAACGGCAAGCCGGTGTTCGTCACTTTGGCCGAGCGCGGCATCGTCGGGGCGTTGCCGAATCACGACGTGTCAGGCGGCGCGGCGGTCGAGCACGTTCCCGCGCTGCCGGTGCGTGGGGCGATCGACGTCGTCGGCGCCGGCGACTCCGTGACGGCGAACCTCTCGGCCGCGCTCGCCGCAGGCTCGACGATCCGCGAAGCCCTGGAGCTGGCGATGGCCGGCGCATCGCTCGTCGTACATCAACTCGGCACGACCGGCACGGCGAACGTCGCCGAGTTGCGAGCGTTGTTATTCCGCTAA
- a CDS encoding cupin domain-containing protein, with protein sequence MDVWNIAAVAPFATKDGSEIRELLNSGNSCIRNQSLAEARLPSGTGTTPHHHPLAEEIYYILTGSGRMRIEAETREVGPGDAIAIAAGARHQIMNTGDVELKFLCCCAPGYRHDDTVLDPTF encoded by the coding sequence ATGGACGTTTGGAACATTGCGGCCGTCGCGCCGTTTGCGACGAAAGACGGCTCGGAGATTCGCGAGCTGTTGAACTCCGGCAACTCCTGCATTCGGAACCAGAGCTTGGCCGAAGCGCGACTGCCGAGCGGCACCGGCACCACGCCGCACCATCATCCGCTGGCCGAAGAGATCTACTACATCCTGACCGGCAGCGGCCGAATGCGGATCGAAGCCGAGACGCGCGAGGTCGGGCCCGGCGATGCCATCGCGATCGCGGCCGGAGCGCGACATCAGATCATGAACACCGGAGACGTCGAATTGAAGTTTCTCTGTTGCTGCGCACCCGGCTATCGCCACGACGACACGGTACTCGACCCGACGTTCTGA
- a CDS encoding amidohydrolase: MIFPRHRFVYFAAILFAYSSASQAQEQPADLIVHNGRVHTVDANMSIVEAVAVREGKIIGVGDNATVLKLRGPKTEVVDAAGKTVLPGLIDSHTHPTGAAMHEFDHPIPDMNSIQDVLDYISARAKVVEPGEWITMSQVFITRLKERRYPTKAELDAAAPNNPVAFSTGPDNSVSSLALKVSGIDKDFKPDNPGSKIEKDPTTGEPTGILRSGGGYLKITPSKKKKSASPEESQARLAELFADYNRRGITGIVDRNSSQGATAQYQKLLADDKLTVRVAVSRGVGGSGAVEKLVEGIKNVANEPLCKGGPMLRIVGIKCFLDGGMLTGSAYMREPWGVSKIYSITDPNYRGMLYIPNEKLVPMVRAAVESGLQFTAHSVGDGAVHALLAAYEEVNKSNPIAKTRPCLVHSNFMSKESVEQAARLGVYVDIQPAWLFLDGETLKLQFGEARTRYFQPLKSLFAAGVTVGGGSDHMQKIGSMRSVNPYDPFLGMEIAMTRIPRGLTEPLHPEETPSRADVLKMYTLYNARLMFLEEQTGSLEPGKLADLIVVDRDPLTCPVDQVRETQVLRTYLGGKLVYQAK; the protein is encoded by the coding sequence ATGATTTTTCCTCGTCATCGCTTCGTCTACTTCGCCGCGATCCTCTTCGCGTACTCGTCCGCATCGCAAGCTCAAGAACAACCGGCCGATCTGATCGTGCATAACGGGCGCGTGCATACCGTCGATGCGAACATGAGCATCGTCGAAGCCGTGGCCGTGCGCGAGGGGAAGATCATCGGCGTGGGCGACAACGCTACGGTGCTCAAGCTCCGCGGGCCGAAGACCGAAGTGGTCGACGCAGCCGGCAAGACCGTGCTGCCCGGGCTGATCGATTCGCACACGCATCCGACCGGCGCCGCGATGCACGAGTTCGATCATCCGATTCCGGACATGAATTCGATTCAAGACGTGCTCGACTATATCTCGGCTCGCGCGAAGGTCGTGGAGCCGGGCGAATGGATCACGATGAGCCAAGTGTTCATCACGCGACTCAAGGAGCGTCGCTATCCGACGAAAGCCGAGCTCGACGCCGCGGCGCCGAACAACCCCGTTGCGTTTTCCACCGGGCCCGACAACTCGGTGAGCTCGCTTGCGCTGAAGGTTTCCGGGATCGACAAAGACTTCAAGCCGGACAATCCGGGGAGCAAAATCGAAAAGGATCCGACGACCGGTGAGCCGACCGGCATCCTTCGCAGCGGCGGCGGTTATTTGAAGATCACTCCGAGCAAGAAGAAGAAATCGGCATCGCCGGAAGAATCGCAAGCCCGGCTCGCGGAGCTCTTCGCCGATTACAATCGCCGCGGTATCACGGGCATCGTCGATCGCAACAGCTCGCAAGGGGCGACCGCTCAGTATCAGAAGCTCTTGGCCGACGACAAGCTGACGGTGCGCGTCGCCGTGTCGCGCGGAGTCGGCGGCAGCGGCGCGGTCGAGAAGCTCGTCGAGGGCATTAAGAACGTCGCCAACGAGCCCCTCTGCAAAGGAGGCCCGATGTTGCGGATCGTCGGGATCAAATGCTTTCTCGACGGCGGCATGCTGACCGGCAGCGCTTACATGCGCGAGCCTTGGGGCGTGAGCAAGATCTACTCGATCACCGATCCCAACTATCGCGGCATGCTCTACATCCCGAACGAGAAGCTCGTGCCGATGGTGCGCGCCGCGGTGGAATCCGGCTTGCAGTTCACGGCGCATAGCGTCGGCGACGGAGCCGTGCATGCGTTGTTGGCTGCTTACGAGGAAGTGAACAAATCGAATCCGATCGCGAAGACGCGCCCCTGCTTGGTCCACTCGAACTTCATGAGCAAGGAGTCGGTCGAACAAGCGGCGCGACTCGGAGTGTACGTCGATATCCAACCGGCGTGGTTGTTCCTCGACGGCGAAACGTTGAAGCTGCAATTCGGCGAAGCCCGCACGCGCTACTTCCAACCGCTCAAGAGCTTGTTCGCGGCCGGCGTTACGGTCGGCGGCGGGAGCGATCACATGCAAAAGATCGGCTCGATGCGGAGCGTGAACCCTTACGATCCGTTTCTCGGCATGGAGATCGCGATGACGCGCATCCCGCGCGGTTTGACGGAGCCGTTGCATCCGGAAGAGACCCCTTCGCGAGCCGACGTGTTGAAGATGTACACGCTTTACAATGCGCGGCTGATGTTCTTGGAAGAGCAGACCGGCTCGCTCGAACCGGGCAAGCTCGCCGACTTGATCGTCGTCGATCGCGATCCGCTCACGTGCCCCGTCGATCAGGTGCGCGAGACGCAAGTGCTGCGGACTTACCTCGGCGGCAAGTTGGTTTATCAAGCAAAGTAA